From Streptomyces fungicidicus, one genomic window encodes:
- a CDS encoding enhanced serine sensitivity protein SseB, which translates to MDFPADFPAQAHPHPHGGWPGNELEEVLSASLGVPSAGGRIVEVLGRSFVWVPLPNGGGPHSGPLDLPTMELDGQAFVPVFTSEEQFRQVVGAHMSYTIAPAVEFARGLPPQAGIVVNPGGVVGIPLPPAAVAELCRAGRTMLDGPAGGGRVRLFEPDWQQDPVDFLAAASAEFADIGVVTTARRCLAAIETAEPVLFVGVELSEWEGDARTLPLDALSRALGRTPAPWPVNLIVLDIAQDPVGDWLRTKVPPFYQRQP; encoded by the coding sequence ATGGACTTCCCGGCGGACTTCCCCGCGCAGGCACACCCCCATCCGCACGGTGGATGGCCCGGCAACGAACTGGAGGAGGTGCTCTCCGCCTCCCTCGGCGTCCCCTCGGCGGGCGGCCGGATCGTCGAGGTGCTGGGCCGCAGCTTCGTCTGGGTCCCGCTGCCCAACGGCGGAGGTCCGCACAGCGGTCCGCTGGACCTGCCCACGATGGAGCTCGACGGCCAGGCCTTCGTCCCCGTCTTCACCTCCGAGGAGCAGTTCCGCCAGGTCGTCGGCGCCCACATGTCGTACACGATCGCGCCCGCCGTGGAGTTCGCCCGCGGTCTGCCGCCGCAGGCCGGCATCGTGGTGAACCCCGGCGGAGTGGTCGGCATCCCGCTGCCGCCGGCGGCCGTGGCCGAACTGTGCCGGGCCGGCCGCACCATGCTGGACGGCCCGGCGGGCGGCGGCCGGGTCCGGCTGTTCGAACCCGACTGGCAGCAGGACCCGGTGGACTTCCTCGCGGCGGCCTCGGCGGAGTTCGCGGACATCGGCGTGGTGACCACCGCCCGGCGCTGCCTCGCCGCGATCGAGACGGCCGAGCCGGTCCTCTTCGTCGGCGTGGAACTCTCCGAATGGGAGGGCGACGCCCGCACCCTCCCCCTGGACGCCCTCTCCCGTGCCCTCGGCCGCACCCCCGCCCCCTGGCCGGTCAACCTCATCGTCCTGGACATAGCCCAGGACCCCGTCGGCGACTGGCTCCGCACCAAGGTCCCCCCCTTCTACCAACGCCAGCCGTAA
- the glyA gene encoding serine hydroxymethyltransferase, whose amino-acid sequence MSLLNTPLHELDPAVAAAVDAELHRQQSTLEMIASENFAPVAVMEAQGSVLTNKYAEGYPGRRYYGGCEHVDVIEQIAIDRVKELFGAEHANVQPHSGAQANAAAMFALLKPGDTIMGLNLAHGGHLTHGMKINFSGKLYNVVAYHVGDDGQVDMAEVERLAKENKPKLIVAGWSAYPRQLDFAAFRRIADEVGAYLMVDMAHFAGLVAAGLHPNPVPHAHVVTTTTHKTLGGPRGGVILSTAELAKKINSAVFPGQQGGPLEHVVAAKAVAFKVCASEEFKERQRRTLEGARILAERLVRDDVRAVGVDVLSGGTDVHLVLVDLRNSELDGQQAEDRLHEVGITVNRNAIPNDPRPPMVTSGLRIGTPALATRGFTAEDFTEVADVIAETLKPSYDAEALRARVTALAEKHPLYPGL is encoded by the coding sequence ATGTCGCTTCTGAACACTCCCCTGCACGAGCTTGACCCGGCGGTGGCCGCCGCGGTCGACGCCGAACTGCACCGCCAGCAGTCCACCCTCGAGATGATCGCCTCGGAGAACTTCGCCCCGGTCGCGGTCATGGAGGCCCAGGGCTCGGTCCTCACCAACAAGTACGCCGAGGGCTACCCCGGCCGCCGCTACTACGGCGGCTGCGAGCACGTCGACGTGATCGAGCAGATCGCCATCGACCGGGTCAAGGAACTCTTCGGCGCCGAGCACGCCAACGTCCAGCCGCACTCGGGCGCGCAGGCCAACGCGGCCGCGATGTTCGCCCTGCTCAAGCCCGGTGACACGATCATGGGCCTGAACCTCGCGCACGGCGGGCACCTGACCCACGGCATGAAGATCAACTTCTCCGGCAAGCTCTACAACGTGGTCGCGTACCACGTCGGCGACGACGGCCAGGTCGACATGGCCGAGGTCGAGCGGCTCGCCAAGGAGAACAAGCCGAAGCTGATCGTGGCCGGCTGGTCGGCGTACCCGCGTCAGCTGGACTTCGCCGCGTTCCGCCGGATCGCGGACGAGGTCGGCGCGTACCTCATGGTCGACATGGCGCACTTCGCCGGTCTGGTCGCCGCGGGCCTGCACCCGAACCCGGTCCCGCACGCCCACGTGGTGACGACGACCACCCACAAGACCCTCGGCGGCCCGCGCGGCGGTGTGATCCTCTCCACGGCCGAGCTGGCCAAGAAGATCAACTCCGCGGTCTTCCCCGGTCAGCAGGGCGGTCCGCTGGAGCACGTGGTCGCCGCCAAGGCGGTCGCGTTCAAGGTCTGCGCCTCCGAGGAGTTCAAGGAGCGTCAGCGCCGCACCCTGGAGGGCGCGCGCATCCTGGCCGAGCGCCTGGTGCGGGACGACGTCAGGGCCGTGGGCGTGGACGTGCTGTCCGGCGGCACGGACGTGCACCTCGTCCTGGTGGACCTGCGGAACTCCGAGCTGGACGGCCAGCAGGCCGAGGACCGGCTGCACGAGGTCGGCATCACGGTCAACCGCAACGCGATCCCGAACGACCCCCGCCCGCCGATGGTCACCTCGGGTCTGCGCATCGGCACGCCCGCCCTGGCCACCCGCGGCTTCACCGCCGAGGACTTCACCGAGGTCGCGGACGTGATCGCCGAGACGCTGAAGCCGTCCTACGACGCCGAGGCGCTCCGGGCCCGGGTGACGGCGCTCGCCGAGAAGCACCCGCTCTATCCCGGTCTGTAG
- the gcvT gene encoding glycine cleavage system aminomethyltransferase GcvT, which yields MSSTEPRRTALDALHRALGATMTDFAGWDMPLRYGSERDEHNAVRTRAGLFDLSHMGEIAVTGPQAASLLDHALVGNIGSVKPGRARYTMICREDGGILDDLIVYRLGDTEYLVVANASNAQVVLDALRERAAGFDAEVRDDRDAYALLAVQGPESPAILKSLTDADLDGLKYYAGLPGTVAGVPALIARTGYTGEDGFELFVKPEHAVELWQALTKAGEGAGLVPCGLSCRDTLRLEAGMPLYGNELSTSLTPFDAGLGRVVKFEKEGDFVGRAALAEAAERAASEPPRVLVGLVAEGRRIPRSGYAVVAGGEVIGEVTSGAPSPTLGKPIAMAYVDAAHAAPGTEGVGVDIRGSHEPYEVVALPFYKRQK from the coding sequence ATGAGCAGCACCGAACCCCGTCGGACCGCGCTCGATGCACTGCATCGCGCGCTCGGCGCGACGATGACCGACTTCGCCGGCTGGGACATGCCCCTGCGCTACGGCTCCGAGCGCGACGAGCACAACGCCGTGCGCACCAGGGCCGGCCTGTTCGACCTCTCGCACATGGGCGAGATCGCCGTCACCGGCCCTCAGGCCGCCTCGCTCCTCGACCACGCCCTGGTCGGCAACATCGGCAGCGTCAAGCCGGGCCGCGCCCGCTACACCATGATCTGCCGCGAGGACGGCGGCATCCTGGACGACCTGATCGTCTACCGGCTGGGCGACACCGAGTACCTGGTGGTCGCCAACGCCTCCAACGCCCAGGTGGTGCTGGACGCCCTGCGGGAGCGCGCGGCCGGCTTCGACGCCGAGGTCCGCGACGACCGCGACGCCTACGCGCTGCTCGCCGTGCAGGGCCCCGAGTCCCCGGCGATCCTGAAGAGCCTCACCGACGCCGACCTGGACGGCCTGAAGTACTACGCCGGCCTGCCCGGCACCGTCGCCGGCGTCCCCGCGCTGATCGCCCGTACGGGATACACCGGCGAGGACGGCTTCGAGCTGTTCGTGAAGCCGGAGCACGCGGTGGAGCTGTGGCAGGCGCTGACCAAGGCGGGCGAGGGCGCCGGGCTGGTCCCCTGCGGGCTGTCCTGCCGGGACACCCTCCGCCTGGAGGCGGGCATGCCGCTGTACGGCAACGAGCTGAGCACCTCGCTCACGCCCTTCGACGCCGGTCTCGGCCGGGTGGTGAAGTTCGAGAAGGAGGGCGACTTCGTGGGCCGTGCGGCGCTCGCCGAGGCCGCCGAGCGCGCCGCCTCCGAGCCCCCGCGGGTCCTGGTCGGCCTGGTCGCCGAGGGCCGCCGGATCCCGCGCTCCGGGTACGCGGTCGTGGCCGGCGGCGAGGTGATCGGCGAGGTCACCTCCGGCGCCCCCTCCCCCACCCTGGGCAAGCCGATCGCGATGGCGTACGTCGACGCGGCGCACGCGGCGCCGGGCACCGAGGGCGTCGGCGTGGACATCCGCGGCAGCCACGAACCGTACGAGGTCGTGGCGCTGCCGTTCTACAAGCGGCAGAAGTGA
- the gcvH gene encoding glycine cleavage system protein GcvH — protein MSNPTQLRYSKEHEWLSAAEDGVSTVGITEHAANALGDVVFVQLPEVGDGVTAGETCGELESTKSVSDLYCPVTGEVTEINEDVVNDPSLVNSAPFEGGWLFKVRITDEPADLLTAAEYDAHIAG, from the coding sequence ATGAGCAACCCCACGCAGCTGCGTTACAGCAAGGAGCACGAGTGGCTGTCGGCCGCCGAGGACGGCGTGTCGACGGTCGGCATCACGGAGCACGCCGCCAACGCGCTCGGCGACGTGGTCTTCGTCCAGCTTCCCGAGGTCGGTGACGGCGTGACCGCGGGCGAGACCTGCGGCGAGCTGGAGTCCACCAAGTCGGTCAGCGACCTGTACTGCCCGGTCACCGGCGAGGTCACCGAGATCAACGAGGACGTCGTGAACGACCCGTCGCTGGTGAACTCGGCCCCCTTCGAGGGCGGCTGGCTGTTCAAGGTGCGGATCACCGACGAGCCGGCCGACCTGCTGACCGCCGCCGAGTACGACGCCCACATCGCGGGCTGA
- a CDS encoding L-serine ammonia-lyase, giving the protein MAISVFDLFSIGIGPSSSHTVGPMRAARMFARRLRNEDLLDSVASVRAELYGSLGATGHGHGTPKAVLLGLEGDSPRTVDVESADERVEKIKEGGLIRLLGEHEIAFSFDDDMVLHRRKALPYHANGMTLWAFDASGAELLTKTYYSVGGGFVVDEDAVGADRIVLDDTVLKYPFRTGDELLRLTRETGLSISALMLENERAWRTEEEIREGLLEIWRVMRACVDRGMSREGILPGGLKVRRRAANTARKLRSEGDPGALAMEWITLYAMAVNEENAAGGRVVTAPTNGAAGIIPAVLHYYVNFVPGADEEGVVRFLLAAGAIGMLFKENASISGAEVGCQGEVGSACSMAAGALAEVLGGSPEQVENAAEIGMEHNLGLTCDPVGGLVQIPCIERNGMAAVKAVTAARMAMRGDGSHKVSLDKVIKTMKETGADMSVKYKETARGGLAVNIIEC; this is encoded by the coding sequence GTGGCCATCTCGGTCTTCGATCTCTTCTCGATCGGCATCGGCCCGTCCAGCTCGCACACGGTCGGCCCGATGCGGGCCGCCCGCATGTTCGCCCGGCGGCTGCGCAACGAGGACCTGCTGGACTCGGTCGCCTCGGTCCGGGCGGAGCTGTACGGCTCGCTCGGCGCCACCGGCCACGGCCACGGCACGCCCAAGGCGGTGCTGCTCGGCCTGGAGGGGGACTCGCCACGGACGGTGGACGTGGAGTCGGCCGACGAGCGGGTGGAGAAGATCAAGGAGGGCGGCCTGATCCGCCTCCTCGGCGAGCACGAGATCGCGTTCTCCTTCGACGACGACATGGTGCTGCACCGCCGCAAGGCCCTCCCCTACCACGCCAACGGCATGACCCTCTGGGCGTTCGACGCCTCCGGCGCGGAGCTGCTGACCAAGACGTACTACTCGGTGGGCGGCGGCTTCGTCGTCGACGAGGACGCGGTGGGCGCGGACCGCATCGTGCTGGACGACACGGTCCTGAAGTACCCCTTCCGCACCGGCGACGAGCTGCTGCGCCTCACCCGGGAGACCGGCCTGTCCATCTCCGCCCTGATGCTGGAGAACGAGCGGGCCTGGCGGACCGAGGAGGAGATCCGCGAGGGCCTGCTGGAGATCTGGCGCGTGATGCGGGCCTGCGTCGACCGGGGCATGTCCCGCGAGGGCATCCTGCCGGGCGGTCTGAAGGTGCGCCGCCGCGCCGCGAACACCGCGCGCAAGCTGCGCTCCGAGGGCGACCCGGGGGCCCTGGCCATGGAGTGGATCACCCTCTACGCGATGGCCGTGAACGAGGAGAACGCGGCCGGCGGCCGGGTCGTCACGGCCCCCACGAACGGCGCCGCGGGCATCATCCCGGCGGTCCTGCACTACTACGTGAACTTCGTGCCCGGCGCCGACGAGGAGGGCGTGGTCCGCTTCCTGCTGGCGGCCGGCGCGATCGGCATGCTGTTCAAGGAGAACGCCTCCATCTCCGGCGCCGAGGTCGGCTGCCAGGGCGAGGTCGGCTCCGCCTGCTCGATGGCGGCGGGCGCCCTCGCGGAGGTGCTGGGCGGCAGCCCGGAGCAGGTGGAGAACGCGGCCGAGATCGGCATGGAGCACAACCTCGGCCTGACCTGCGACCCGGTCGGCGGCCTGGTCCAGATCCCGTGCATCGAGCGCAACGGCATGGCCGCGGTGAAGGCGGTCACGGCGGCCCGGATGGCGATGCGCGGCGACGGCTCCCACAAGGTGTCCCTGGACAAGGTCATCAAGACGATGAAGGAGACCGGCGCGGACATGTCGGTCAAGTACAAGGAGACGGCGCGGGGCGGGCTCGCGGTGAACATCATCGAGTGCTAG
- a CDS encoding nucleotidyl transferase AbiEii/AbiGii toxin family protein translates to MANPTRDTTAGRVYNDLRNLARRNSRSTDEVMVEYVLERFLYRLASSPLGREHFVLKGGLLLAQFGARRMTRDIDILGRSFPGTETEIIHRIAAIAATESDDGVVFDPTTLKTVPIREEDEYHGLRLSMAASIARALLKLQLDVSFGDPVTPGPRLIDYPQQLEEASFQIFGYPLTTVIAEKLSTAVSLGDLNTRDRDYGDLYRLMTLNDLDGQELTAALTATATHRGITLKALSTTITDLGERRQTSYTAWRRRQGPAATSYPERFTDVVRQVTVFADPVLNGDAATRAWNAATLTWS, encoded by the coding sequence ATGGCCAACCCCACCCGCGACACCACCGCCGGCCGCGTCTACAACGACCTGCGCAACCTGGCGCGCCGCAACAGCCGGTCCACGGACGAGGTCATGGTCGAGTACGTCCTCGAACGGTTCCTCTACCGCCTGGCCTCATCACCCCTGGGCCGGGAGCACTTCGTCCTCAAAGGTGGCCTGCTGCTCGCCCAGTTCGGCGCACGTCGAATGACCCGGGACATCGACATCCTCGGTCGATCTTTCCCAGGCACAGAAACAGAGATCATCCACAGAATCGCGGCCATCGCCGCCACCGAGAGCGACGACGGCGTCGTGTTCGATCCCACGACACTCAAGACCGTCCCTATTCGTGAGGAGGACGAGTACCACGGTCTACGCCTGTCGATGGCTGCCTCCATCGCCCGGGCCCTGCTCAAGCTCCAATTGGACGTCAGCTTCGGCGACCCCGTCACGCCCGGCCCCCGGCTCATCGACTACCCACAACAGCTCGAGGAGGCAAGCTTTCAGATCTTCGGCTATCCACTGACCACTGTCATCGCCGAGAAACTCTCCACCGCCGTCTCACTCGGCGACCTCAACACCCGCGACCGCGACTACGGCGATCTCTACCGCTTGATGACCCTGAACGATCTGGACGGCCAGGAACTCACCGCAGCACTGACCGCCACCGCCACACACCGCGGCATCACCCTGAAAGCCCTCAGCACCACCATCACCGACCTCGGCGAACGCCGCCAGACCTCCTACACCGCCTGGCGCCGCCGACAAGGCCCCGCCGCAACCAGCTACCCCGAACGCTTCACCGACGTCGTCCGACAGGTCACCGTATTCGCGGATCCGGTCCTCAACGGCGACGCCGCCACACGCGCATGGAATGCGGCGACTCTCACATGGTCATGA
- a CDS encoding type IV toxin-antitoxin system AbiEi family antitoxin domain-containing protein — protein MNDAGNPRLEQRLAGLSPTFTTAQARRALLSPRDLAHLVTEGDIDELSRGVYRRADAPETAHADLLAVCARAPRAVVCGESALALHELIDDIPAAVHIAVPRGSRRPTISYPPTVVAQYAARTFELGIERFEAAPGETIPMYNAARSVVDAMRHRSRLGETLALSALGRYLRRSGRGGVGELQHIARELDALSVVRPAVEAVLA, from the coding sequence ATGAACGATGCGGGAAACCCGCGCTTGGAGCAGCGGCTGGCCGGCCTCTCCCCCACATTCACGACGGCGCAGGCGCGACGAGCCCTGCTCTCCCCTCGCGATCTGGCGCACTTGGTCACGGAGGGGGATATAGACGAACTGTCCCGCGGGGTGTACCGGCGGGCAGACGCCCCGGAAACGGCGCACGCGGATTTGCTGGCCGTGTGCGCACGGGCCCCTCGCGCCGTCGTGTGCGGTGAATCCGCCCTGGCCCTGCATGAACTGATCGACGACATCCCCGCAGCAGTACACATCGCCGTGCCGCGCGGTTCACGCCGCCCGACGATTTCTTACCCGCCGACCGTGGTGGCGCAGTACGCCGCTAGGACCTTCGAGCTCGGTATCGAACGGTTCGAAGCAGCTCCGGGAGAGACCATCCCCATGTACAACGCGGCCCGCAGCGTCGTCGACGCGATGCGCCACCGCAGCCGCCTCGGCGAGACCCTCGCCCTGTCCGCGCTCGGCCGCTACCTGCGCCGAAGCGGACGCGGTGGGGTTGGCGAACTCCAGCACATCGCACGCGAGCTGGACGCCCTCTCCGTCGTCCGCCCCGCCGTGGAGGCGGTGCTCGCCTGA
- a CDS encoding AAA family ATPase produces the protein MNRTTACATTTGVALPQQPAAQAREARGALPAPVVRDLRARDGRSPRALLFGPRDLVVVTGLPGSGKSTLMRRAVRGARVDSQDTRDRWDGRMPRLLPYAVYRPLVRLAHYAGLRRTLRSGGPVVVHDCGTQAWVRRWLAREARRRDASLHLLLLDVTPQQALAGQRARGRGVSRYAFLRHRAASDRLLHAVERGGLPAGCGSAVLIDREAADALRRIGFTG, from the coding sequence GTGAACAGGACCACGGCGTGCGCCACCACCACGGGCGTCGCGCTGCCTCAGCAACCGGCCGCTCAGGCCAGGGAGGCCCGCGGCGCGCTGCCGGCGCCCGTCGTCCGCGATCTGCGCGCGCGGGACGGCCGCAGCCCGCGCGCCCTGCTCTTCGGGCCCCGCGACCTCGTCGTGGTCACCGGCCTGCCCGGCAGCGGCAAGTCCACGCTGATGCGGCGCGCGGTGCGCGGCGCCCGCGTCGACTCCCAGGACACCCGCGACCGCTGGGACGGCCGGATGCCGCGCCTGCTGCCGTACGCGGTCTACCGCCCGCTGGTCCGCCTCGCCCACTACGCCGGGCTGCGCCGCACCCTGCGCTCCGGCGGACCGGTCGTGGTGCACGACTGCGGCACGCAGGCCTGGGTGCGCCGCTGGCTGGCCCGCGAGGCGCGCCGCCGGGACGCGAGCCTGCATCTGCTGCTGCTGGACGTCACCCCGCAACAGGCCCTGGCCGGCCAGCGGGCACGCGGACGCGGGGTCTCCCGGTACGCGTTCCTGCGCCACCGCGCGGCGAGCGACCGGCTGCTGCACGCGGTGGAGCGCGGCGGACTGCCGGCGGGCTGCGGATCGGCGGTCCTCATCGACCGGGAGGCGGCGGACGCCCTGCGCCGGATCGGCTTCACGGGCTGA
- a CDS encoding DUF6236 family protein, with amino-acid sequence MQRTGLYYPYVHFRDPAWIKAAALYLPGVARVVPEGFHVSDPDHVRVLRDDLDFIQNIDPADAVEAASRHLLRLVDERGEEVRSRFGVHGTGGPDAMDVVNAEPSPPGTPAPVGNRERFFSPRGRPLAGLYPGEMSPELRDTLFGTGLAVRRVRNAVSHDAHHAWVGMDPALAWVYKCALTAELAGRTAFLPVTDQEAAHTAIDPWDAERMAAVLLGGAPAPVGTGDLAGRVGVLSVRCVLPARLAGVPAEKIVELRKKYEPEFFAYMDAIARTTADLREELAGIRSRQALDLYVRQAVHKDFEVELVKLREAMKGVGLQTITTSVSTTFDTPTSAALASGLFGTVGGTVAGSAAGIVAGVGATAVGILGGARRQRDAALAASPVSFLLRIERGLKPTTAVSRIGRALRRSAGASV; translated from the coding sequence GTGCAGCGCACCGGCCTGTACTACCCGTACGTCCACTTCCGTGATCCGGCGTGGATCAAAGCCGCCGCGCTGTACTTACCGGGGGTGGCCCGCGTGGTGCCCGAAGGCTTCCACGTATCGGACCCGGACCACGTCCGTGTCCTGCGGGACGACCTCGACTTCATCCAGAACATCGACCCCGCCGACGCCGTCGAGGCGGCGTCACGGCACCTGCTGCGACTCGTGGACGAGCGCGGTGAGGAGGTGCGGAGCCGCTTCGGTGTCCACGGCACCGGCGGACCGGACGCCATGGACGTGGTGAATGCCGAGCCCTCGCCGCCCGGCACACCGGCACCCGTGGGCAACAGAGAGCGCTTCTTCTCGCCCAGGGGGAGGCCGTTGGCGGGCCTGTACCCGGGGGAGATGTCGCCGGAACTTAGGGACACCCTGTTCGGTACCGGACTGGCGGTGCGGCGGGTGCGCAACGCGGTCAGCCATGACGCGCACCACGCGTGGGTGGGGATGGACCCGGCACTTGCCTGGGTCTACAAGTGCGCGCTGACCGCCGAACTCGCGGGCCGCACCGCCTTCCTCCCCGTCACCGACCAGGAGGCCGCCCACACGGCCATCGACCCCTGGGACGCCGAGCGGATGGCGGCGGTCCTCCTGGGCGGTGCCCCGGCCCCGGTCGGAACCGGCGACCTGGCAGGGCGGGTCGGGGTGCTGTCGGTGCGGTGCGTGCTCCCCGCACGACTTGCCGGGGTGCCCGCCGAGAAGATCGTGGAACTCCGCAAGAAGTACGAGCCGGAGTTCTTCGCCTACATGGACGCCATCGCCCGGACGACGGCGGACCTGCGCGAGGAACTGGCCGGCATCCGCAGCCGGCAGGCACTGGACCTTTACGTGCGGCAGGCGGTGCACAAGGACTTCGAAGTCGAGTTGGTGAAGCTGCGCGAGGCCATGAAGGGCGTCGGCCTCCAGACGATCACCACCTCCGTCAGCACCACGTTCGACACACCCACTTCGGCGGCCCTGGCGAGCGGGCTGTTCGGCACGGTCGGCGGCACGGTGGCGGGTAGCGCGGCGGGCATCGTGGCCGGCGTCGGCGCGACAGCCGTGGGCATCCTGGGCGGAGCCCGGAGGCAGCGCGACGCAGCACTCGCAGCCTCTCCGGTCAGCTTCCTCCTGCGCATCGAACGCGGACTGAAACCCACCACCGCGGTCAGCCGGATCGGACGAGCCCTGCGACGGAGCGCCGGCGCGAGCGTGTGA
- a CDS encoding enhanced serine sensitivity protein SseB C-terminal domain-containing protein has product MSAGTAAAGQVEHMLRQVTPGRYDAYEALLRALATPSSGQIWMLLWNGQAGSPDAQYGNMEVDGLGYAPCVTSAQELSASGWNRSYEVVDGLEVARALYPDHYGLWLNPHAPGGGVGIPWLDLRRIAGGLDRRPAGPLRLSEPAIEIPQFYALLAQNAHRTPAVRALRRAWVQPALGAPYLAIGLDVYDTSPPAVDAVRAMMQQSLGAVPDGLPVSTVAMSDEHDPVAMWLRANGRPFYDREAHGAVPPPASAYGYPPAQRG; this is encoded by the coding sequence GTGAGCGCTGGCACCGCGGCGGCCGGACAGGTCGAGCACATGCTGCGCCAGGTGACGCCCGGGCGTTACGACGCGTACGAGGCGTTGCTGCGCGCGCTCGCGACCCCCTCGTCCGGCCAGATCTGGATGCTGCTCTGGAACGGCCAGGCCGGCTCCCCGGACGCCCAGTACGGGAACATGGAGGTCGACGGCCTCGGTTACGCCCCCTGCGTGACCTCCGCCCAGGAGCTCTCCGCCAGCGGCTGGAACCGGTCGTACGAGGTGGTCGACGGCCTCGAGGTGGCCCGCGCCCTCTACCCCGACCACTACGGTCTCTGGCTGAACCCGCACGCGCCCGGCGGCGGCGTCGGCATCCCCTGGCTGGACCTGCGCCGCATCGCCGGCGGCCTGGACCGCCGGCCCGCCGGACCGCTGCGGCTGTCCGAACCGGCCATCGAGATCCCTCAGTTCTACGCCCTCCTCGCGCAGAACGCGCACCGCACCCCGGCCGTCCGCGCGCTGCGCCGCGCCTGGGTGCAGCCCGCCCTGGGCGCCCCCTACCTCGCCATCGGCCTGGACGTGTACGACACCTCCCCGCCGGCCGTGGACGCCGTACGGGCGATGATGCAGCAGTCCCTCGGTGCGGTCCCGGACGGGCTGCCGGTGTCGACCGTCGCCATGTCCGACGAGCACGACCCGGTCGCGATGTGGCTGCGCGCCAACGGCCGCCCCTTCTACGACCGCGAGGCGCACGGCGCCGTGCCGCCTCCCGCGTCCGCCTACGGCTACCCGCCCGCGCAGCGGGGCTGA